The DNA window CTTCACATTCGTCATCAATGATgaatcttcatcaattggGTGGTACTTTAACAGTTCCAACACATCCCGAATTATTAAGGTCCCAATCGCAATCAgcattaccattaccaaGATTGAGACAACAGACATCAACaccaattcaacaacaaaatcaacagCAACTGTTATCGCTGTCACAAGCACAAATACAAGCACAATctcaacaaccacaacaacaacaatcgCATATTCAACCACAGTATAATTTTTATAATCAGCAATCTATTCAAAGTCAACCACAATCAGCCAGACCTTATTCTCAATCCTATAATATTTAccagcaacagcagcaacaacaagcaCTGGcccaacaacagcaacagcaacaacaacaacaacaattacagTATCAACAGGGACATCAATCACAAGTCTCAACTCCCACTTTGAACTCTTCTAGTGCTGCTGCATTACTCAGATCCAGTAGTAGCAGATCATTTGTTGATGTAAGATCTACACCCCCAATGAGTACTTTTActcaacagcaacaaccaATAGCGTCATCAATTCATGATTCTCCAACTCCGCATCATCATTTACCAAttcaacagcagcaacaacaacaaaaccaTTACTATTCAAATAACAATCAAGGGTTTGGTTCACAACCACAGACACCATTGACCAATAATGCCGATGTCAATAGTAGATTCCAACCATTTGGTCAACACAGTCATTTGACATCTAGCTTCACGTCATTATCGCAAACATTACCCAATAACAccaatattgatgattttagTAATAGTATTATTGATGGCAATAGTAtttctaataaattgaatgcCTTGGGATTAGGAGGAAATGGCAATAACGcttctactactactactaataataataataataatagcaACCATCCTGCTACTAATTCAAGTGGGTTTGATAATTCTACCAGTGGAAGTGGCATTTGGGGACCAAAATAGAAAGAAGTCACATATAGATTGAAAAGAATAGACAAAGAGAGTAGGAAAGaccatttctttttttttggtactTGTTCTGAATATGTATTTCGTTTGTAACAGAGAATTATAGAGAAGTATATGAgtaaaataatatataccTATACATAGATTCAACACCAGCTGTAGAAGTAGAATAGAATCTTTTCTCTGgtttaattgatttcaaagcATAgacaaaataatatttttttacGAGACTGGGTTCTCTGTCATatggttattattattcccAAACTTTAATGGGGGAATGTTCCTGCAGCACCATTTGTTTGAGAgagtggtggtggtggtgtgTGTAGGTCCGACCAACCAACCCAtcataatgaaaaaaaaaaaaaaaagaaattttttcttttatgttcccaaaaagagaaaaaaaaaagaaaaaaataaaaaggcGTCGCCTTATATAAGAAGCTTATGACTaaatagaattattatttatagaACAAGCAAATTATAGTGGTGGGcggggggggggaggacGAGTCGCGGGAAAGAACCCGGCGATGAAGATCGAAGTTTAGTACCACCAACAACCCAGATTTAACaaaaccacaacaacaaccacaacaaaaacaaaaaagaaaatttagaagaattaaaaaatttttttttctaacttctcacacacacacatatacAATCAGGCAGACAGAGtaagagagaaagagaaagaggaagagaaagagaaaaaaaaaaaaaaagaaagaaattattgttgCCTCCtcattcattaattaattacaactttaatcaaatttttaaaaccCCCATTACGAGTTCTGATTATTCAATAACTTTTCATAATAATTGGTTATCGTTTTAGAGATTTTTTGAAAGGTTAAAAAGAATACCTtactagtactactactactaataacAGTAACAGTAACAATAAGTTTAGTTCAATTATGGGTCAAATCCTTTCACAACCAGTAGTTGAAAAACACTCCGATGAACATAAAGACAAATATTTAGCTTATGGTATATCATGTATGCAAGGATGGAGAATTAATATGGAAGATTCTCATGCTACAATTTTGAACTTGTACGATTTGCCAATGaagaaatcattatcatcgaATTCTCAACACGATGAAGATTCACAAGATTCCATTACGaaatcacaacaacaacaacaacaacaacaaccccagcaaaataatgattttgcCTCATCTACTATTGAAAAACAGAATCTGCAAGATATAAAAGATGCTGACAATGATACTCAAATGAGTGATAGTGATGAAAAACTCCAAGAAAATAAAGAGGAAACTGATGCATCACCACCAGCACATATTGGTTTTTTCGGGGTGTATGATGGTCATGGTGGTGAAAAAGCTGCTATTTTCACTGGAGAAAAATTgcattatttaattaaagaaaccaaagaatttaaacaaaaagattATATCAATGCTTTAAAACAAGGTTTTTTAAGTTGTgatcaagaaattttaaaagatttTTATATGAGAGATGATGATAGTGGATGTGCTGCTACATCAGCAATTATAACTCctgatttaattgtttgTGGTAATGCTGGGGATTCTAGAACTATTATGTCAACTAATGGATTTGCTAAAGCTTTATCATTTGATCATAAACCAAGTAATGAAGGTGAAAAAGCTCGTATTTGTGCTGCTGGTGGATATGTTGATATGGGAAGAGTTAATGGTAATTTAGCTTTATCACGTGGTATtggtgattttgattttaagAAAAATGTTGATTTACCTGCAGAAGAACAAATTGTTACTTGTTATCCTGATGTAATACAAcataatattgattataattctgatgaatttgttgttttagcTTGTGATGGTATTTGGGATTGTTTAACTTCACAAAAATGTGTTGAATGTGTTAGAAGAGGTATTTATGAGAAAAAACtgttatcaacaatttgtgAAGAAATTATGGATTTATGTTGTGCCCCAACTTCTGATGGGTCTGGTATTGGATGTGATAACATGTCAATTGCCATTGTTGCATTATTAGATTATACTAAAAACGAAACTTTAGATCAATGGTATGAGAAAATCATTTCCAGAATTGAACAACAGAAAAATGATCCAAACAGTTTGAATAAATATGGTCCAATTTCTCAACCTTACAATGAATTATACAAAGAAATGTATGGTGAATATTATGATATTGGTCAACAAGGTCAAGGAGGAAATGGTAGATCAAATATTGGTGGTGCTGCAGGTGGTGCaagtggtagtggtggcACTAACATTAATGGTAATTCTATATTTGGAAGAAGTGGatatgatgaagaagaagatgaagaaaaaaatgttgaagGCAGAAGAGGAGATCAAGATGAGTCTGCCTTAAATGGGGGAGCAATTTCTTTACAGAAATTATTGGCCTCCAATGCTAtaacaaatgaaaatggtGTAATATATTTAGATACTTCATCAGCTCAATCTCTTTTAGCTCATTTTGGTGTTGCTGATGCCGGTGCacatgaagaagatgacgatgaagaagaagacgaagaaGGAGAAGATGTTCATCAAGGACTCGCGcatgaagaagaagaagaagaagaatccAAGATTGAAGAAATATCTGAAGAATTAGATGATGAAGTTAAAAAggattgattaattaaaaaaaaaaaaaaaaagaatgaataAAGAAACGAAACGAAACGAAACGGAATGAGtttgatattttgttttctttttatatttacaTGATTTACTTTTTACGTATTGTCTTCTCATTCACTACATTTATTTGTTACTAATAGTCATACACATATAAAGGTTATAATTTCATGATAcgataattatatttttttcttattattactgttgtttgttttttttttttttttatatatct is part of the Candida dubliniensis CD36 chromosome R, complete sequence genome and encodes:
- a CDS encoding protein phosphatase, putative (Similar to S. cerevisiae PTC2): MGQILSQPVVEKHSDEHKDKYLAYGISCMQGWRINMEDSHATILNLYDLPMKKSLSSNSQHDEDSQDSITKSQQQQQQQQPQQNNDFASSTIEKQNSQDIKDADNDTQMSDSDEKLQENKEETDASPPAHIGFFGVYDGHGGEKAAIFTGEKLHYLIKETKEFKQKDYINALKQGFLSCDQEILKDFYMRDDDSGCAATSAIITPDLIVCGNAGDSRTIMSTNGFAKALSFDHKPSNEGEKARICAAGGYVDMGRVNGNLALSRGIGDFDFKKNVDLPAEEQIVTCYPDVIQHNIDYNSDEFVVLACDGIWDCLTSQKCVECVRRGIYEKKSLSTICEEIMDLCCAPTSDGSGIGCDNMSIAIVALLDYTKNETLDQWYEKIISRIEQQKNDPNSLNKYGPISQPYNELYKEMYGEYYDIGQQGQGGNGRSNIGGAAGGASGSGGTNINGNSIFGRSGYDEEEDEEKNVEGRRGDQDESALNGGAISLQKLLASNAITNENGVIYLDTSSAQSLLAHFGVADAGAHEEDDDEEEDEEGEDVHQGLAHEEEEEEESKIEEISEELDDEVKKD